The following are encoded in a window of Streptomyces sp. Go-475 genomic DNA:
- a CDS encoding LCP family protein, whose protein sequence is MTVTSNRRTQPPRHRNGGAGRGSRAAPRDRRRRRGRRSGVRTALLVCLALLVLVAGGAGWLYLKLDGDISTFDSGGLSDNRPEAGSSTGENVLVIGSDTRTGGNEALGGGDKDDVGRSDTAFLLHVYADHRHAIAVSIPRDTLVTIPPCRLPDGSWTKAQPDTMFNAAYSVGQTAKGNPACTQNTVEQLTGLRVDHTVVVDFKGFARLTDVVGGVKVCLPQDVYENDLNPHLTAPGKLLFHKGEQTVSGQKALDYVRIRHGIGDGSDIGRIKRQQAFVASLLKEMKSKGLTPTNLLPLAEAATQSLTVDPGLGSADKLISFAMSLKDIDLHNTKFVTVPWRYEGSRVALVQPDADALWAALRADRTIDGKNAGGKKTGSAGSSTPSASPGPVSGDGIDVAVYNGTSVPGLAARAAAALAADGFTVTGTATASTQDHTTTLVEYGPGLEDEARTVARAFPGAELQSVTGSGVSVVLGQNYADTPAAGAPASPTPTAVPSEVADGARSAADNPCSNLTYG, encoded by the coding sequence ATGACGGTGACCAGCAACCGCAGGACACAACCGCCGCGGCACCGGAACGGGGGTGCGGGCCGGGGCAGCCGGGCCGCACCCCGCGACCGGAGGCGCCGCCGCGGTCGCCGCAGCGGCGTGCGCACCGCGCTGCTGGTCTGCCTGGCGCTGCTGGTGCTCGTCGCGGGCGGCGCCGGCTGGCTGTACCTGAAGCTGGACGGCGACATCAGCACGTTCGACTCCGGCGGCCTGTCCGACAACCGCCCCGAGGCCGGCTCGTCGACCGGCGAGAACGTCCTGGTGATCGGCTCCGACACCCGCACCGGCGGCAACGAGGCCCTCGGCGGCGGCGACAAGGACGACGTCGGCCGCTCCGACACGGCGTTCCTGCTCCACGTCTACGCGGACCACCGGCACGCGATCGCCGTCTCCATCCCCCGCGACACCCTGGTCACCATCCCGCCCTGCCGGCTGCCCGACGGCAGTTGGACCAAGGCCCAGCCGGACACCATGTTCAACGCGGCGTACTCGGTCGGCCAGACCGCCAAGGGCAACCCCGCCTGCACCCAGAACACGGTCGAGCAGCTCACCGGGCTGCGCGTCGACCACACCGTCGTCGTCGACTTCAAGGGCTTCGCCCGGCTGACGGACGTGGTGGGCGGAGTGAAGGTGTGCCTGCCGCAGGACGTCTACGAGAACGACCTCAACCCGCACCTCACGGCTCCGGGCAAGCTGCTGTTCCACAAGGGCGAGCAGACGGTGTCGGGCCAGAAGGCCCTGGACTACGTGCGGATCCGGCACGGCATCGGCGACGGGTCCGACATCGGCCGGATCAAGCGCCAGCAGGCGTTCGTGGCGAGCCTGCTGAAGGAGATGAAGAGCAAGGGCCTCACCCCGACGAACCTGCTGCCGCTGGCCGAGGCCGCCACGCAGTCGCTCACCGTCGACCCCGGCCTCGGCTCCGCCGACAAGCTGATCTCCTTCGCGATGTCCCTGAAGGACATCGACCTGCACAACACCAAGTTCGTCACCGTCCCCTGGCGCTACGAGGGGTCCCGGGTGGCGCTCGTGCAGCCGGACGCCGACGCGCTGTGGGCCGCGCTGCGGGCCGACCGCACCATCGACGGCAAGAACGCCGGCGGGAAGAAAACCGGATCGGCCGGTTCCAGCACGCCTTCCGCCTCTCCCGGGCCGGTCTCCGGCGACGGCATCGACGTCGCCGTCTACAACGGCACGTCGGTCCCGGGCCTGGCCGCCCGTGCCGCCGCCGCCCTCGCCGCGGACGGCTTCACCGTCACGGGGACGGCGACGGCGTCCACCCAGGACCACACCACCACGCTGGTCGAGTACGGCCCCGGCCTGGAGGACGAGGCCCGGACCGTGGCACGGGCCTTCCCCGGCGCCGAGCTCCAGTCGGTGACCGGCAGCGGGGTCAGCGTCGTCCTGGGCCAGAACTACGCCGACACCCCGGCGGCCGGCGCGCCGGCGTCCCCCACCCCGACCGCCGTACCGTCCGAGGTCGCCGACGGGGCCCGGTCCGCGGCCGACAACCCCTGCTCGAACCTCACCTACGGCTGA
- the tatA gene encoding Sec-independent protein translocase subunit TatA, whose amino-acid sequence MLRNGLEPWHLLILAIVVIVLFGSKKLPDTARSLGRSMRILKSEARALKEESAADTAPGGQARSAAPVDADTA is encoded by the coding sequence GTGCTGCGCAACGGACTGGAGCCCTGGCACCTGCTGATCCTGGCGATCGTCGTGATCGTCCTGTTCGGCTCGAAGAAACTGCCGGACACGGCACGTTCGCTGGGCCGCTCGATGCGGATCCTCAAGAGCGAGGCCAGGGCGCTGAAGGAGGAGAGCGCCGCGGACACGGCACCCGGGGGGCAGGCCCGGTCCGCGGCGCCCGTCGATGCGGACACGGCCTAG
- a CDS encoding DUF6114 domain-containing protein, giving the protein MPRGPREGVRPAFRQWRAGRPFWGGLLLALGGAEILLTLKASLDVILHVGMQGLAGYLLPAVMLLCGLLVLFNPAQRLFYSVIGVLVSLGTWLTSNLGGFFVGLLLGVVGSCLTFGWLPDQEPRVSRRQRRKAARAAKAAPLAPQAATPAPQP; this is encoded by the coding sequence ATGCCGCGCGGTCCGCGCGAGGGAGTCCGGCCCGCGTTCCGGCAGTGGCGGGCCGGCCGGCCGTTCTGGGGCGGGCTGCTGCTCGCCCTGGGCGGGGCCGAGATCCTGCTCACCCTGAAGGCGTCCCTGGACGTCATCCTGCACGTCGGCATGCAGGGCCTGGCCGGCTATCTGCTCCCCGCCGTGATGCTGCTGTGCGGGCTGCTGGTCCTCTTCAACCCCGCCCAGCGCCTGTTCTACTCGGTCATCGGGGTGCTGGTCTCCCTGGGCACCTGGCTGACCTCCAACCTGGGCGGCTTCTTCGTCGGCCTGCTCCTGGGCGTGGTCGGCAGCTGCCTGACCTTCGGCTGGCTCCCGGACCAGGAGCCGCGCGTCAGCCGCCGACAGCGCCGGAAGGCGGCCCGGGCGGCGAAGGCCGCGCCCCTGGCGCCGCAGGCCGCGACCCCCGCGCCACAGCCCTAG
- a CDS encoding DUF6230 family protein, translating to MTSSAEHTPERPEGPNATDAGGVPARRGRVRARRAAVMAVPAAAVAAGLAVLTAEGALGVQFAISGMPFTVTATELNGTGFAQFGGLDEMAEGSPNAGDTGGQVLVVTSVIKNATLTKLCQSVDLGGTNLVIRAGEGAQKVTASDLTTDSTQLSGDAAFNNIEIGNDASTLDKAGPLGRGPKGVFSQQSDTVHIANLRQTNYATTAGVFKLPGLKLGFSGSGC from the coding sequence ATGACCTCCTCCGCCGAGCACACCCCCGAAAGACCGGAAGGCCCCAACGCCACGGACGCCGGTGGCGTCCCCGCGCGGCGCGGGCGGGTCCGGGCGCGCCGCGCCGCGGTGATGGCGGTGCCGGCCGCCGCGGTCGCCGCGGGCCTCGCGGTCCTCACCGCCGAGGGGGCGCTGGGGGTGCAGTTCGCCATCTCCGGCATGCCGTTCACGGTCACCGCGACCGAGCTGAACGGCACCGGCTTCGCCCAGTTCGGCGGTCTGGACGAGATGGCCGAGGGCAGCCCGAACGCGGGTGACACCGGCGGTCAGGTGCTGGTCGTCACGTCCGTGATCAAGAACGCGACGCTCACCAAGCTGTGCCAGAGCGTGGACCTGGGCGGTACGAACCTGGTCATCCGGGCGGGAGAGGGCGCGCAGAAGGTCACGGCCAGCGATCTGACGACCGACTCGACCCAGCTGTCCGGCGACGCGGCGTTCAACAACATCGAGATCGGCAACGACGCCAGCACCCTCGACAAGGCCGGGCCGCTGGGCCGCGGCCCCAAGGGCGTCTTCAGCCAGCAGTCCGACACCGTGCACATCGCCAATCTGCGGCAGACCAACTACGCCACGACCGCCGGTGTGTTCAAGCTGCCCGGGCTGAAACTGGGCTTCAGCGGGTCGGGTTGCTGA
- a CDS encoding Tat pathway signal sequence domain protein, with protein sequence MRTRTLVALAATVAALGLAAPASAADTPVLTTADGAAVAVGDVLDASLASGTAATFYSSATGTSGISCTKSAFAATVTDNPAAPGTATESLTSHSFDTSGCTANVVGVLGVSGITVDNLPYTTSVSSDGTVSVTPAAGSTVQSTVKLRTLLGTITCVYQAPGLTGTASNADNSISFTNQQFTKVSGSSLCFSNAFFTAKYAPVTKGGVAVHVN encoded by the coding sequence ATGCGCACGCGCACCCTCGTCGCTCTCGCCGCCACCGTGGCCGCCCTGGGCCTCGCCGCCCCCGCCTCGGCGGCCGACACCCCCGTCCTGACCACCGCCGACGGCGCGGCCGTCGCGGTCGGCGACGTCCTCGACGCGTCCCTGGCGAGCGGCACCGCCGCCACCTTCTACTCCAGCGCGACCGGCACCAGCGGCATCTCCTGCACCAAGTCGGCGTTCGCCGCCACCGTCACCGACAACCCGGCCGCGCCCGGCACCGCCACCGAGTCCCTCACCTCGCACAGCTTCGACACCAGCGGCTGCACCGCCAACGTCGTGGGCGTCCTCGGCGTCAGCGGCATCACCGTCGACAACCTGCCCTACACCACGAGCGTGTCCTCCGACGGCACGGTCTCCGTGACCCCGGCCGCCGGCTCCACCGTCCAGTCCACGGTCAAGCTGCGCACCCTGCTCGGCACGATCACCTGCGTCTACCAGGCCCCCGGCCTCACCGGCACGGCCAGCAACGCCGACAACAGCATCTCCTTCACCAACCAGCAGTTCACCAAGGTGTCCGGTTCGTCGCTGTGCTTCAGCAACGCCTTCTTCACCGCCAAGTACGCCCCGGTGACGAAGGGCGGCGTCGCCGTCCACGTCAACTGA
- a CDS encoding lytic polysaccharide monooxygenase, with protein MPRTTAHRTAFAAALVTPLLLPLWAAAPAGAHGAPTDPVSRVVACSPEGGDRAGSAACRAAVAANGAPFTAWDNLRVANVAGRDRQTIPDGKLCSGGLPAYRGLDLARADWPATAVTPGATLTLRYVSTIPHKGTFRMYLTKPGYDPAGPLSWADLPEKPFAEVTDPVLTDGAYRMEATLPSDRAGRHVLYTVWRNSSTPDTYYSCSDVVFPDTEDEEKREKGEKEAAAQKEEPSQKEEKEKEEKEEAEGVAVPPSPLASAPGRPASGPSTPMLAGGAATVLVLTGGAALAVRLRRR; from the coding sequence ATGCCCCGTACGACCGCACACCGCACCGCGTTCGCGGCCGCCCTCGTGACTCCGCTGCTGCTGCCGCTGTGGGCGGCGGCCCCGGCGGGGGCGCACGGCGCGCCGACGGATCCGGTGAGCCGGGTGGTGGCCTGCTCCCCGGAGGGCGGTGACCGCGCCGGCTCGGCGGCGTGCCGCGCGGCCGTCGCCGCGAACGGCGCGCCCTTCACGGCGTGGGACAACCTGCGGGTGGCGAACGTGGCCGGCCGGGACCGGCAGACGATCCCCGACGGCAAGCTGTGCAGCGGCGGCCTGCCCGCCTACCGGGGCCTCGACCTCGCCCGCGCCGACTGGCCGGCGACCGCGGTGACGCCCGGCGCGACGCTGACCCTGCGGTACGTCTCGACGATCCCGCACAAGGGCACGTTCCGGATGTACCTGACGAAGCCGGGATACGACCCGGCCGGACCGCTGTCCTGGGCCGACCTGCCCGAGAAGCCGTTCGCGGAGGTGACGGACCCGGTGTTGACGGACGGCGCGTACCGCATGGAGGCGACCCTGCCGTCCGACCGCGCCGGGCGGCACGTGCTGTACACGGTCTGGCGGAACAGCAGCACGCCGGACACCTATTACTCGTGTTCGGACGTGGTGTTCCCGGACACGGAGGACGAGGAGAAGAGGGAGAAGGGGGAGAAGGAGGCGGCGGCGCAGAAGGAGGAGCCGTCGCAGAAGGAGGAGAAGGAAAAGGAGGAGAAGGAGGAGGCGGAGGGGGTGGCTGTCCCTCCGTCGCCGCTGGCCTCCGCGCCCGGCCGTCCGGCCTCCGGTCCGTCCACGCCCATGCTGGCGGGCGGCGCCGCGACGGTGCTGGTGCTCACCGGCGGCGCCGCCCTGGCCGTCCGTCTGCGACGGCGTTGA
- a CDS encoding S8 family serine peptidase — MRTSPELRRKLISVAAVSVALLTAAPASVAVAQESAPSPAAVPAAQTEAAPGTTAERLIVGYKSGATEAKSNKAAAADAAAKAEKTGEDVDFQRRLGTGAALVELGADPSRASVADVVAAYQADPQVAYVVPDRLNKPTAVTPNDTEYSKQWDLFESTAGMNVPAAWDTTTGTGVTVAVIDTGYVAHSDLAANIVGGYDFISDTAVSVDGNGRDSNPADPGDWYNAGECGAGIPASNSSWHGTHVAGTIAAATNNGKGVAGIAYGAKISPVRVLGKCGGYDSDIIDAITWASGGTVSGVPANTNVAKVINMSLGGGGACSTATQSAINGAVNRGTSVVVAAGNENTNASSSSPANCNNVITVAATNRAGSRASYSNYGSVVDIAAPGGETRTTTANGILSTLNSGTKTPSTENYAYYQGTSMATPHVAGLAALMKSANSALTPAQIESAIKANARPLPGTCSGGCGAGLADAAKTVQAVKGGSSTGTTFTSTTAVAIPDNGAAIESPISVTGRTGNAPSALQVGVDITHTYRGDLVIDLVAPDGSAYRLKSAASDSADNVNTTYTVNASSEVANGTWKLRVQDTAAQDTGTLNSWKLTF; from the coding sequence GTGCGTACCTCCCCAGAGCTCAGACGGAAGCTGATATCCGTCGCCGCCGTCTCCGTCGCCCTGCTGACCGCCGCACCCGCCTCGGTCGCCGTCGCCCAGGAGTCCGCGCCCAGTCCCGCCGCCGTCCCGGCCGCGCAGACCGAGGCCGCCCCCGGCACCACGGCCGAGCGGCTCATCGTCGGCTACAAGTCGGGCGCCACCGAGGCCAAGTCCAACAAGGCCGCCGCCGCCGACGCCGCGGCCAAGGCCGAGAAGACCGGCGAGGACGTCGACTTCCAGCGCCGCCTCGGCACCGGTGCCGCCCTCGTCGAACTGGGCGCCGACCCCAGCCGGGCGTCCGTCGCCGACGTGGTGGCCGCGTACCAGGCCGACCCGCAGGTCGCCTACGTCGTTCCGGACCGTCTGAACAAGCCGACGGCCGTCACCCCGAACGACACCGAGTACAGCAAGCAGTGGGACCTGTTCGAGTCCACCGCCGGCATGAACGTCCCGGCCGCCTGGGACACCACCACCGGCACCGGCGTCACCGTCGCCGTCATCGACACCGGCTACGTCGCCCACTCCGACCTGGCGGCGAACATCGTCGGCGGCTACGACTTCATCTCCGACACGGCCGTCTCCGTCGACGGCAACGGCCGCGACAGCAACCCGGCCGACCCGGGCGACTGGTACAACGCGGGCGAGTGCGGCGCGGGCATCCCGGCGTCCAACTCCTCCTGGCACGGCACCCACGTGGCCGGCACGATCGCCGCCGCCACCAACAACGGCAAGGGCGTCGCAGGCATCGCCTACGGCGCGAAGATCTCCCCGGTCCGCGTCCTCGGCAAGTGCGGCGGCTACGACTCGGACATCATCGACGCCATCACCTGGGCGTCCGGCGGCACCGTCTCCGGCGTGCCCGCCAACACCAACGTCGCCAAGGTCATCAACATGAGCCTCGGCGGGGGCGGCGCCTGCTCCACCGCCACCCAGAGCGCCATCAACGGCGCCGTGAACCGCGGCACCTCGGTCGTCGTCGCGGCCGGCAACGAGAACACCAACGCCTCCAGCTCGTCCCCGGCGAACTGCAACAACGTCATCACCGTCGCCGCCACCAACCGCGCCGGCAGCCGCGCCTCGTACTCCAACTACGGCTCGGTCGTCGACATCGCGGCCCCCGGCGGCGAGACCCGCACCACCACGGCCAACGGCATCCTCTCCACGCTGAACTCCGGCACGAAGACGCCGTCGACCGAGAACTACGCCTACTACCAGGGCACCAGCATGGCCACCCCGCACGTCGCGGGCCTCGCCGCCCTGATGAAGTCGGCCAACTCGGCCCTCACCCCGGCGCAGATCGAGTCGGCCATCAAGGCCAACGCCCGTCCGCTGCCCGGCACCTGCTCCGGCGGCTGCGGCGCCGGCCTCGCGGACGCCGCCAAGACGGTCCAGGCCGTCAAGGGCGGTTCGTCCACCGGCACGACCTTCACCAGCACCACCGCCGTGGCCATCCCGGACAACGGCGCCGCGATCGAGTCGCCGATCAGCGTCACCGGCCGCACGGGCAACGCCCCCTCGGCCCTCCAGGTCGGCGTGGACATCACCCACACCTACCGCGGTGACCTCGTCATCGACCTGGTCGCGCCGGACGGTTCGGCGTACCGTCTGAAGTCGGCCGCGTCGGACTCCGCCGACAACGTGAACACCACCTACACCGTGAACGCCTCGAGCGAGGTCGCCAACGGCACCTGGAAGCTGCGCGTCCAGGACACCGCGGCGCAGGACACGGGAACGCTCAACAGCTGGAAGCTGACCTTCTGA
- a CDS encoding ScbR family autoregulator-binding transcription factor, with protein MARQLRAEQTRSTIITAAADLFDRRGYESTSLSDIVEHAQVTKGALYFHFAAKEDLAHAILELQSHTARRLATETDNRGHTSLEALMRLTFGITRMSVEDPVLRAGLRLATGGIRPRPPLSHPFTEWLDIVTARLVGAVKESDVHPDIDIDVVAHSLVCFFVGTRVVGRSREPVARQPRRTAEMWNILIRGLVPVTRRARYLSLAARLEREIAPV; from the coding sequence ATGGCGAGGCAGTTGCGAGCCGAGCAGACCCGCTCGACGATCATCACGGCCGCCGCTGACCTGTTCGACCGTCGCGGCTACGAATCGACCAGTCTCAGCGACATCGTGGAGCACGCCCAGGTCACCAAGGGCGCCCTCTACTTCCACTTCGCGGCGAAGGAGGATCTCGCCCACGCGATCCTCGAACTCCAGTCGCATACGGCCCGTCGGCTGGCGACGGAGACGGACAACCGCGGCCACACGTCCCTGGAGGCGCTGATGCGCCTCACCTTCGGCATCACCCGCATGTCCGTCGAGGACCCGGTGCTGCGGGCCGGCCTGCGGCTCGCCACCGGCGGCATCCGGCCCCGGCCGCCGCTGAGCCATCCGTTCACGGAGTGGCTGGACATCGTCACGGCCCGGCTCGTCGGCGCGGTCAAGGAGTCCGACGTCCACCCGGACATCGACATCGACGTCGTGGCCCACTCGCTGGTCTGCTTCTTCGTCGGCACCCGGGTCGTGGGCCGCTCCCGCGAGCCCGTCGCCCGCCAGCCCCGCCGGACGGCCGAGATGTGGAACATACTCATCCGCGGGCTGGTCCCGGTGACCCGCCGCGCCCGCTACCTCAGCCTGGCGGCCCGCCTGGAGCGGGAGATCGCGCCGGTGTGA
- a CDS encoding damage-control phosphatase ARMT1 family protein, with amino-acid sequence MPDTPSAPVLLGNRPGSFPHSVLAERHPAIIRQVREAFPYEPAQHRALDELLANCTEGEIEPLPADAHDRDHWESWGMRAYAGRSWFDVPWLWAESWFYRRLLQAVGYFGPGPWQGIDPFRPFKLAELDSAETDEELAALDDLTGRPAAEQEQALLHGSLWGNRADLGFRLSAEGARGADAAPGLVTDDSDLLWSLLDTAGRSPGTLCLVADNAGRELVPDLLLVAHLLASGRIGQAVLHVKPYPYYVSDATTADVVDALRRLTAAGGAAAAYGRQLWSALADGRLALRAHPFSSAPLPYADMPGDLRAEFASATLTLVKGDLNYRRLVGDRLWAPTTPFPDVTAYFPGPVAALRTLKSDVITGLDGRVEADLVTAEDQRWRTSGTHALIQVSTSG; translated from the coding sequence ATGCCCGACACCCCTTCCGCGCCCGTGCTCCTCGGCAACCGGCCGGGCTCCTTCCCCCACAGCGTGCTGGCCGAGCGGCACCCCGCGATCATCCGCCAGGTCCGCGAGGCCTTCCCGTACGAACCCGCGCAGCACCGCGCGCTCGACGAGCTGCTGGCCAACTGCACCGAGGGCGAGATCGAACCGCTCCCCGCCGACGCGCACGACCGGGACCACTGGGAGAGCTGGGGGATGCGCGCCTACGCCGGCCGGTCCTGGTTCGACGTGCCGTGGCTGTGGGCCGAGAGCTGGTTCTACCGCCGACTGCTCCAGGCCGTCGGCTACTTCGGCCCCGGCCCCTGGCAGGGCATCGACCCCTTCCGCCCCTTCAAGCTGGCCGAACTCGACTCCGCCGAGACCGACGAGGAGCTGGCCGCGCTCGACGACCTCACCGGCCGGCCCGCCGCCGAACAGGAACAGGCCCTGCTGCACGGCTCCCTGTGGGGCAACCGCGCCGACCTCGGCTTCCGCCTCTCCGCCGAAGGCGCCCGGGGCGCGGACGCCGCCCCCGGCCTCGTGACCGACGACAGCGACCTGCTCTGGTCACTGCTCGACACCGCGGGCCGAAGCCCGGGCACCCTGTGCCTGGTCGCGGACAACGCGGGCCGCGAACTCGTCCCCGACCTGCTCCTCGTCGCCCACCTCCTGGCGAGCGGCCGCATCGGACAGGCCGTCCTGCACGTCAAGCCGTACCCCTACTACGTCTCCGACGCCACGACCGCCGACGTCGTCGACGCGCTGCGCCGGCTCACCGCCGCCGGGGGAGCGGCCGCCGCGTACGGACGGCAGTTGTGGTCCGCCCTGGCCGACGGTCGCCTCGCCCTGCGCGCCCACCCCTTCTCCAGCGCCCCGCTGCCCTACGCGGACATGCCCGGCGATCTGCGCGCCGAGTTCGCCTCGGCCACCCTCACCCTCGTCAAGGGCGACCTCAACTACCGCCGCCTGGTGGGCGACCGGCTCTGGGCGCCGACCACGCCGTTCCCGGACGTCACCGCGTACTTCCCCGGCCCGGTGGCCGCCCTGCGCACCCTGAAGTCCGACGTGATCACCGGCCTCGACGGCCGTGTCGAGGCGGACCTGGTCACGGCGGAGGACCAGCGCTGGCGCACCAGCGGCACACACGCGCTGATCCAGGTGAGCACCTCTGGCTAG